The following is a genomic window from Camelus dromedarius isolate mCamDro1 chromosome 21, mCamDro1.pat, whole genome shotgun sequence.
GGTTTGAATAAAAGTAATTCCAGATTGTACGAAAAAGACAGATGTATGGTACATGAAACAGACAGTGTAGACAAAATTTGATTATCAACTGGGTGTGGGCTGAGAAGAAAATTGGGGAGCCCCAAGGATGccagagttgtgggttaagttgtTGAGTGGATGGCTTCATTGAATGGTAGGCATTCTAGAAGCTTCTGGGTAAAGATAATGAGAGATCCTCAAGCTGGAATGACTTTCTGGTTCTGTGGAATAGCCCCACCACATACACCCAGGGTAGAGGCGTGGCTGAGAGAGACCTAAAGCAGGGTCCAGATTACAGGTCCCTGTTAGTCAGGTCTAAGTATGACACCAGCCTCACTTCAGCAGGAATGATACTCAACCTCCATAACCATGGAGATTTCAGCTAATTTATATTCAGTCCTTCGTGTGTACTGTACAAGCTGTGCAGATTCCAGCGTATTAGAGGGAAGTTATGCCTGTTCTGCTGACACTCGTGGTTATACTTGAATATCAAGTGATACATTTTCTCAGCATtcatattttatagttaaaatacatCACTTCTTTTCTCGGTAGATGGACTGAAGACTTTTACCAGATTTCTTAAAACCGAATTCAGTGAGGAAAACATTGAATTTTGGATAGCCTGTGAAGATTTCAAGAAAAGCCAAGACCCTCAACAAATAATTCGTAAAGCAAAATCAATATATGAGAAGTTTATACAGAATGACGCTCCACAGGAGGTAAAGATGGTTGTAAAAATTTACATCGGTTTGAAAACTTTTTGAGAGAATATGTCTTCATCAAATTGGTATGCCCGTACATTCTACTGGGAAGGTCAGAATTCTGTTGAAGCAACAATGGTGCTTATTTACGAGCAGACCACGTTTCATTGTCCTTCACTTTACTGCATTTCGCATCGTGTTTTTAACAAATTGAGGGTTTGTGACAGCCCTGCCttgagcaagtctgttggtgccattttcccaacagcattggctcacttcctgtctctgtatcATGTTTTCGTGATTCCCACAATATGCcttactttttcattattatatttgctatggataatctgtgatcagtaatctttgatgttactgctaTGGCTCACCGcaggctcagatgatggctagcattttttGGCAATAAAGTGTTATtgaattaaggtatgtacatttttttcagtcataatgctattgcacacttactaTGCTAGAacacagtgtaaacataactcttctatgcactgggaaaccaaacatGTTGTGTGATTCTCTTCATGGCAATATTCCCTTTATTGCGGGGGTCTGGAACTGAACTCGCGCTGTCTCTGAGGTCTGCTTGTGCACTCACTTCTATACACAAACAGGATGCATCACAAGATACTGCCATGGAAGGAAAGGGATAACTGAAGTCACTCCTCAGGGTGTTTTTATTCTAGATGAAGAGTAAATACAATGAATTGCAATATTCAGATTCATTCACTGATCATATTAATCACTTTAGCACAAGTAACCTCCCATAGAAACTAAAGATTTTTAAACTTGATGaaagtaagagaaataaaaaagtttGTATTATACACCATTTTAATGTTGGCTCATCTACCTGAACAAAGTTTTGCTTGCCCAGAAGTAATTATCTCTACATCTTACGAGagactaaaatgaaaatttcataatAGAAAGACAAAGTAAACCTAATCAGGCGATGCttcaagtgaaaaaacaaaagtgaTTTTCTTTGACTGCAAGCTCAGTATGAAGTAACTGTGTGAAACAATTGTTAAAATGGCTGTCAAACTAGCAAATATTACATGACTATCATTGAAGACAAATCAGATAGTTTTTATGTCTTCATCTTGTGTTCAATAAATAACGTCCTTTCATTGAGGCAGTAGGACGGCAGCCCGTCACTGCTCAGAGTTCTGTCTCACCATAAATTGGTGTTATCCTTGAGGCAGCATTGCCTATGTAGATATCATCCCCCATGAAATGACAGTTATTTTCCTTGTTTCAGTATGTTTCAGTCTGTTTTCGGTTTTAATGTACAATTCTGTCTTCCCCAAGGCCACCCTCATACACAGGTAAACAAAGGCTGTTCGTGTGGTGTCACCTaccagggagaaggaagaaacttACCTGAACACTGAAAACTTATCACCATCAAAACTAAATACATCATCAGTGCTGTGATAAAAGGCACTAAAGAATTTTGTATCTTTAAAACATAAGCATTTTCAGCACAGGTTTGCTTGTAGGAAAGACACAGTATAATGAAAAGAGTACTGGATAAAGCAGAAGGCTCACACTGAAATCCCCCAAGCATGCCCCCAACATGCTGTTTGCTCTCACTCAATATAATTTGATGCAGTTGAGTTTCCACTTTGAAAATGAGTTGGTCTAATGATCTCTGTGATACTTACCATTACAATGTTCTATGGTCCTAAATTAGCAGAGAGTGAGAGAGATCAGTAGCCTAGGGAGAGAAGAACCACATGAGATGTCAGCCCCGAGTAGATGACTGGATCGCCAGACCCGCAACAGGAAAAGCACCAGGCACCCAGGTGCAGTGTGCCCCCTCCAACACTGAGTCAGTCCTGaacttctgtttctcaaaggtgTTTACTTAAGAAGATTGACCAcaattacactttttaaattattcttcttCTTCAGGTTAACCTTGATTTTCACACCAAAGAAATCATCGCCAGGAGCATCACCCAACCCACCCTCCACAGTTTTGATGTGGCACAGAGCAGAGTGTACCAGCTCATGGAACAAGACAGTTACATGCGGTTTCTGAAATCTGACATCTATTTAGACTTGATAGAAGGAAGACCTCAGAGGCCAACAAATCTTAGAAGACGATCACGTTCATTTACCTACAATGAATTCCAGGATGTAAATTCAGATGTGTCCATTTggttataaagaaaaatcaattttgcTCATTTTGCTGGCATACTTACACATCTGCTTCTGAGATACAGCATCTTTATGCTAACAAATGGgtatgccttttaaaataaagtatgtcatttgaaatgattttaaaaatgtaaaccaaaactTTTATTCTAGCACTGTATATTGTATCTGCCAATATAGTCTGTAAAAGTTTCCATTTGACTTTATTTCATTCATAGTCAAAAAAACTTACTGCTTAATTAAAAGGCAGTAAAGAAATAACAGCAATGTTGTATAAGCTTGTAAAGTTAAGTAAAGGTTAGGCTTTTGCAAAATTGTCAACAGTAAAGCCAAAtatctagtttgtttttttttttctagttgtaaACATTATAATGCTCAGACATTGATACATTTGGATATTTTCTGTAATGATGAAACTTCTCTCCAGCTCAGTTACAGAGACTGGAGAAGTGATCCACTTCTTATAAAGGGAGTGGATGATCATTTGTTCTTGGATTACTAACCCTGGCTCATGAATAGCAATGTATCACTTCCAGATATAAGCCAGTAACAGCAACCTTTGAGAGGACACATTCATCTCTACAGAACTTCCAAGTTAGACATAACCTGGGCTGATCACGGAGGGTGGATCCACACTTGGGCTCATTCTTCAGTGAGCATGGACTTACCTGGATACACAGAACCATGTCTGCGGGCCACAGAAACATGAGCAGATGGTGCAACAGCTCCAGGTGAGGACTGAGGCGAGCATCTTCTCATCCGTCAGGAGAACCTGCTGCTAAAATAGTGGGCAGTCAGTCACTGGGATGATGACCAGAGGAGGTACATCCCCAAAGTAACGAGCCTTCATTTTTGGAAtgagatgaagaaaagaaatcgGGAATCCAAGGCCGTGGACACTCAGGGATCGGCCGCACTGGCTCGCATTCAGGAAGTGTTCCTCCACGGATGACTTCCTATTCCACATCTCACGGAATCATTTACTACGATCTTATTCAAAGATGATGATGCTAATAAGTATGTATGTCTCCACTTTTAGGGAAATACTTACTTTCAGATGTGTGTTGCATGGTCTGTAAATGTCTGTATTTAAAGATGCCATACGTTTTGCTTTGGTAAATGTTATCTTCGTTGAAATGTAAAGTATAAAAACTGTAGATGACCAGtagtaataaatattataaattttttcACCTGTACAGTTAGTGTTTATTTGACCACTAAGTGCTCTCACTGGTGATTGATTATCCTTCCTGTCCTCCAATTAGACAAAGACatactttcttcttttagaaTGATTTTGGAGGAGAAAGTATTCATCGAGGTCTTTTGTCACTAATCTTAATGCTAAATCAAATCCTGATACCTGTTGTGAATATGAATACAACACAGCATGCATTTCAAAGATCaattaagaaagtattttttatttctaatttggcTGAttcatattttcccttttttgtggCAGTCTCTTTTCAAAGAGTTTGACTGCTTTATACACAGAGTTAAGACCTGATCCAAGCTTTCCGATCtcattggagaaaaaaaaaatcacaggctgATTTTAACAGCATcttcctaggaccacaaagagcTAGTACGTAGCTTTTTCATTTGTAATACTCTTCAAAAGCATCCAATATCatgtttaaattttgaaatattcaatGAGACCCTTCAAAAACATACCTGGACTTTTTTTGATGAAGTTAATCCCTGAATTCAAGGAGCTTGTGTCAGTGAGGGAGATAAGTAGCCggatacagaaaacaaagtcaacaactggaaaagagaaagaagtcaagTAAAAACACGCAGACAGTAATGCACACTTGCTGAAGGAACGGGCCGAAATATATAACAAAAGCCTGAGCATCTCAGCGCCCGGCTCCCTGATCAGATGCCTGATCCTCAGAAATCCATTTCCCCTCAAAGCACCCTTaccacacatatttattttccaagATAAGGACTCCggatttctaattttctttatagGGCTCACATTTATGGATTCCGTTGATTTATTGACTTGATGTTTTCCAAAGCACCTCTTGGTTGATGCCCAAACAAAAAAGAGAGGCAAATAATTACAGTTAATGAAGGACATTTTTAGACTAAAAGTTAATACAGGATATTGGTCTAGGAATAGTGAACGATTTTACAAAAATCTTGGAAGTACACAGTACTttctcaaaggagaaaaaaattacaggaaatatCTTACTTTTTTTGGCCAGTCACATGTATAAGAACAGAATGTCTTTAAAGAGAGACTTGGGTTGAATTAGATAATTTGAGGTGTCGTGAAGCCCACAGACAAAAGTAAAcaccttattttatatataatagaagCTCAACGAAGGACCTTGGAATCAAATGGAAGCAACAGAAAGCAACATGGGCAAGGTAGGACAGCATTTCAGCGAAAAGTAAAGGCTTTCAAATGTGGCGTATTTttatttgaatcctgactctgccacttatcAAATGCAGTAtgttgggaaagttacttaaatattctgaacttcaatttttcatttgtaatcttGGAATAAAACATTTGCAGTGTTCTTAagatgattaaattttaaaatatttgtaaagtaccAAGTTAGATTAATTGACTTTAGTACATGGACAGGATTATGAAAAGTATTCCCTGTATTTAAGtatcacattttaattataatataaattttctaGTAATGTCTGGGTTACAAACCAAACAAATGTCCCTTGAGAATAACGAGATTTCTTGAATAAAATATGGCGGCAGCTACAGCTCTCACcaaatcttttgtatttttgcaCTGCATACAAAATTTTGTAAATAATGACATTTAcctaaaggaaaaatattggCACATTAAAtgcttaaattattttccaaagacaAAGCTGAAAAAAGGTTAACTTCTTAGTTATGTGTAGTGTAGCCCttcttcaggagaaaaaaagaggacaaagaATATTGAAAATAGACAACCCCCGAAATACACACAGACTTAACTACAGCATTAACTAAATTTAAACGcgttaaatttattttcactgtgtCGTATTAACTGGCCTTATATTTACTTGCCTTGCTCTTTAGTTATCAGCtgtctgaaaatgaaaacaaaaaccaaaacccttgGTAATTTGACAAATTGGTTCATCTACATCACCTGAAGCCTTTTCAATAACGAAAGTAGAAGGTAAGATAGCATATCCAAATCCGTTCTCTGTAACACGCTGATTGagtgaacaaatatttatcgaaCGTGGTGTGTTTGATTTGCACTGTTAGCTATTGGACATTCAGAAGTGAGTCAAACAGGagtgaaagggaggaagaggaagaggaagaaacttTCTTCCTGGGACATTCTCTGATAAAGTATGCCGTCTACGACATGCAACTGAAAGCCATGCTTTAAACAAGACAATTCTTCATATTTATCCCAAACGGCAAACCCCTCTATGACTGATGACGCAAAGATCACTTATCTTTTGCAGCTAGGACTTGAGTAGCTAATCTCATTTAAGACAAAAGTAATAGACCCACTCACTTAAACTTTgcctgtattttataaaatgaaagcaaaactaaCTAAAAGCATACACACGTatacaaacacattttaattaagatttttttgttgctgttaatttcatttcattgtttttgccTTATAAATCAACGCATTGTAGATAGATCCTtcaaggagttaaaaaaaaaaaaacccacataactATTAGGAATGTTCAAAAAATCATATCacttgagaaacagagaaattaacAGCATCAGTGGtaaaatactgcatttttataaaattaaaaggcagtATCAATTAAAAGGCATTATCAAGAAGataatcattttacagaaaattcacacatttatgtggaactttgttttctaattaaattttcGATAGTAGAAATGTCACTTTAGAAGTAATAACCAAAGGAAATACTTCATTATAGATTTACTATAAACAACAGCATTGACTTTCAGA
Proteins encoded in this region:
- the RGS18 gene encoding regulator of G-protein signaling 18 isoform X2 encodes the protein METSLVFFSQLNMCEPKEKTFFKLIHGSGKGDTSKEAKIRISPEEAVIWGESFDKLLSHKDGLKTFTRFLKTEFSEENIEFWIACEDFKKSQDPQQIIRKAKSIYEKFIQNDAPQEVNLDFHTKEIIARSITQPTLHSFDVAQSRVYQLMEQDSYMRFLKSDIYLDLIEGRPQRPTNLRRRSRSFTYNEFQDVNSDVSIWL
- the RGS18 gene encoding regulator of G-protein signaling 18 isoform X1, which encodes METSLVFFSQLNMCEPKEKTFFKLIHGSGKGDTSKEAKIRDKEKRNRLSLLVQKLEFQQDILSNSSGHLAKETRISPEEAVIWGESFDKLLSHKDGLKTFTRFLKTEFSEENIEFWIACEDFKKSQDPQQIIRKAKSIYEKFIQNDAPQEVNLDFHTKEIIARSITQPTLHSFDVAQSRVYQLMEQDSYMRFLKSDIYLDLIEGRPQRPTNLRRRSRSFTYNEFQDVNSDVSIWL